One Peribacillus simplex NBRC 15720 = DSM 1321 genomic region harbors:
- a CDS encoding TetR/AcrR family transcriptional regulator — protein sequence MDGFQRRREQKKLNILEAALGLFMEYGVQKISIGEIAKKANVSQVTIYNYFESKHNLIHEVFIYYTDKAMDEFEQILTSNIAFPEKIKQIMFTKNETAKQIHEDFYQYLMREYTSGLNYMEKIYTEKALPRFIDLFNEGKEQGYVDPNLSNEAILFFIKAMNEYIQREEVYQQILPLTEDIMKILFYGIVGKEEK from the coding sequence ATGGACGGATTTCAACGCCGCAGGGAACAAAAAAAATTGAATATACTGGAGGCTGCCTTAGGTTTATTCATGGAGTATGGTGTACAAAAGATTTCTATAGGAGAAATAGCCAAAAAAGCAAATGTATCTCAAGTAACGATATATAATTACTTCGAAAGTAAACATAATTTAATTCATGAGGTTTTTATTTATTATACAGATAAGGCAATGGATGAATTTGAACAAATACTTACCAGCAACATTGCTTTCCCTGAAAAAATAAAGCAAATTATGTTCACGAAGAATGAAACAGCGAAACAAATTCATGAAGATTTTTATCAATATTTAATGAGGGAATATACTTCCGGGCTCAATTATATGGAAAAAATATATACAGAAAAGGCCCTGCCACGCTTTATTGATCTTTTTAACGAGGGGAAGGAACAAGGATATGTTGATCCAAACTTATCTAATGAAGCGATTTTATTTTTTATAAAAGCGATGAATGAATATATCCAACGGGAAGAGGTTTATCAACAAATCCTACCTTTGACTGAAGATATTATGAAGATCTTGTTTTATGGGATCGTTGGAAAAGAAGAGAAATGA
- a CDS encoding ABC transporter ATP-binding protein: MSVLKTTDLTKKFGKFTALNGVNIEVNKGEVFGFIGPNGAGKSTTIRVLLGILKATDGEAKIFGKDAWKDAVEIHKRIAYVPGDVNLWPNLTGGEVIDLFVELRGANNKSRREELIKKFDLDPSKKCGTYSKGNRQKVALIAAFSSDADLYILDEPTSGLDPLMERVFQECVMDAKNEGKSILLSSHILSEVERLCDKVGIIRQGQIIETGTLDELRHLTRTSLLVETKQPIPALGNVNGVRDIVKKDEALSFQVDTDELDNVMKYISQFGIVKLESAPPTLEDLFMSHYEGERKTSDSGAGGAL, from the coding sequence ATGTCAGTATTGAAAACAACTGATTTAACGAAAAAGTTTGGAAAGTTTACCGCTTTAAATGGTGTGAACATTGAAGTGAATAAAGGTGAGGTGTTTGGATTCATCGGTCCTAATGGTGCTGGAAAATCAACAACGATCCGTGTGCTGCTCGGGATTTTAAAAGCGACGGATGGGGAAGCAAAGATTTTCGGCAAGGATGCATGGAAAGATGCGGTTGAAATTCACAAGCGAATCGCGTATGTTCCAGGAGATGTGAACCTATGGCCCAACTTAACAGGCGGGGAAGTTATTGATCTGTTTGTTGAATTACGCGGGGCGAACAATAAAAGCAGACGCGAAGAACTAATAAAAAAATTCGATTTGGATCCTTCCAAGAAATGTGGAACATATTCAAAAGGGAACCGGCAAAAGGTTGCTTTGATTGCTGCTTTCTCATCTGATGCCGACCTTTATATATTGGATGAACCAACATCAGGTCTAGATCCATTGATGGAAAGAGTGTTCCAGGAATGTGTGATGGATGCGAAAAATGAAGGAAAAAGCATCTTGCTTTCCAGTCACATTCTTTCTGAAGTGGAAAGGTTATGCGATAAAGTGGGCATCATTCGGCAAGGGCAAATAATTGAAACGGGAACATTGGATGAGTTACGTCATTTAACGAGAACAAGCTTGCTTGTCGAAACGAAGCAACCTATTCCTGCTTTAGGGAATGTAAACGGGGTTCGGGATATCGTGAAGAAAGATGAAGCACTTTCATTCCAAGTGGATACAGATGAATTGGATAATGTAATGAAGTATATAAGCCAATTTGGAATTGTGAAATTGGAAAGCGCGCCGCCTACATTGGAAGATTTATTCATGAGCCATTATGAAGGCGAAAGGAAGACTTCTGATTCTGGGGCGGGAGGTGCGTTATAA
- a CDS encoding ABC transporter permease — translation MANRSYHNTGRLSRFIVRQDRIRIPVWIISLSVLSFMVAMAFTDLYPTGLERQTIAETMRNPAMTAMVGKGYGLDDYTNGAMMAHQMLLLTAMAVGIMSILLVTRHTRADEEDGRIEMIRSLPAGRLANLYATISVSFGTNALIAIITGFGLYALGIESMDLEGSLMYGAALGATGIFFSAITALFAQLTESARGTIGYSITVLLLSYLIRAIGDVSNETLSWFSPLGWVLGSEVYVNNYWWPIILTIGAAMILFGLSLYLNAIRDLEAGFIPSKPGRKYASSFLKSPLGLALRLQRTGLIAWAAGMFILGASYGSVLGDLESFFAKNEMMAELLTPVEGYSLTEQFLTMLMSVISMVCTIPPLMAMLKLKGEEKKNHTEHLLSRAVSRTRLMGSYFIISVIGGFLMITLAAVGLWAVGNSVMDEGIAFGTLYSAAMVYLPAMWIMIGIAVLFIGFAPKFSGLTWLYLTYSILVVYLGGMLQFPEWMGKLTPFGHIPKLPVEDMDFMKVSILTIIAIGFLAVGFIGYNKRDIRG, via the coding sequence ATGGCAAACCGGTCCTATCATAATACAGGAAGACTCTCCCGATTCATCGTACGGCAAGATCGGATTCGGATCCCTGTTTGGATAATTTCCCTATCGGTCCTTTCATTTATGGTTGCAATGGCATTCACCGATCTGTACCCGACTGGGCTAGAAAGGCAAACTATTGCTGAAACGATGAGGAACCCTGCAATGACAGCGATGGTGGGGAAAGGTTACGGCCTGGATGACTATACAAACGGAGCGATGATGGCGCATCAAATGTTACTTTTAACCGCTATGGCCGTGGGGATAATGAGCATTTTACTTGTTACGCGCCATACACGCGCAGATGAAGAGGACGGCCGTATCGAAATGATCCGTTCTTTGCCGGCTGGCCGGTTAGCTAATTTATATGCAACCATTTCCGTATCGTTTGGAACGAATGCATTGATCGCGATAATAACGGGTTTCGGATTGTATGCTCTGGGAATTGAAAGCATGGATTTGGAAGGTTCCCTTATGTATGGAGCTGCTTTAGGGGCAACCGGTATTTTCTTCTCGGCGATAACGGCATTATTTGCCCAGCTTACAGAGAGTGCGCGAGGTACGATTGGTTACTCCATCACTGTTTTGCTTCTCTCCTATCTTATTCGGGCGATTGGGGATGTTAGCAATGAAACACTTTCCTGGTTTTCACCATTGGGTTGGGTTTTAGGTTCAGAAGTATATGTGAATAATTATTGGTGGCCAATCATCCTTACGATCGGTGCGGCAATGATTTTGTTTGGACTTTCTCTATATTTGAATGCCATCCGTGATTTGGAAGCTGGATTCATACCGTCTAAGCCTGGCAGAAAATATGCGTCATCCTTTTTGAAAAGTCCGCTTGGTCTCGCGCTAAGGCTTCAGCGTACAGGATTAATTGCGTGGGCAGCCGGGATGTTCATTTTAGGAGCATCTTACGGTTCCGTTTTAGGTGATTTAGAATCCTTTTTTGCAAAAAATGAAATGATGGCTGAACTATTGACGCCAGTTGAAGGCTATTCTCTGACAGAACAATTCTTGACAATGTTGATGTCAGTCATCTCCATGGTATGCACCATTCCGCCTTTAATGGCGATGTTAAAGCTTAAAGGGGAAGAGAAAAAGAACCATACTGAACATTTACTTAGTCGTGCTGTATCCCGTACAAGGCTTATGGGGAGCTACTTTATCATCTCCGTGATTGGCGGTTTTCTCATGATTACGCTTGCTGCCGTGGGCCTTTGGGCAGTCGGGAATTCAGTAATGGATGAAGGGATTGCTTTCGGCACTTTATATAGTGCAGCAATGGTCTACCTACCTGCGATGTGGATCATGATTGGTATCGCAGTGCTGTTTATTGGCTTTGCACCAAAATTCTCTGGCTTGACTTGGCTTTACTTGACATACTCAATCTTAGTCGTTTATTTAGGAGGAATGCTTCAATTTCCGGAATGGATGGGAAAACTAACACCATTTGGCCATATTCCGAAACTTCCTGTTGAAGATATGGACTTCATGAAAGTATCCATACTTACAATCATAGCTATAGGTTTTCTGGCTGTTGGCTTTATCGGATATAACAAACGGGATATCCGAGGTTGA
- a CDS encoding sulfite exporter TauE/SafE family protein: protein MTLSSIILVVAAVFIGALMRTMFGFGEAIVSMPLLALLHIPLNTSVSLIGLAGLTVASLTVVSGWQHIERSVLIRLALATVIGIPAGLALLHYAPSMIITSALGVFLIAYGGYSLLKQKLFHAVDKPLFNSKGWVWPFGFAWGVLGSAYNFNGVPVVVYGTLRRWNPDRFRGTLQAHFLISGILVVTGHALGGLWTADSLILYAYSIPAILLATGLGIFMNKRIPAKKFESYLFFIIIALGVLLLFPHD from the coding sequence ATGACGCTCAGCAGTATCATATTGGTGGTGGCGGCAGTCTTTATCGGCGCCTTGATGCGGACGATGTTCGGGTTCGGTGAAGCGATTGTCAGCATGCCTCTGCTTGCCTTACTTCACATTCCACTTAATACTTCAGTTTCCCTGATTGGATTGGCAGGTCTTACCGTTGCTTCATTAACCGTCGTTAGTGGATGGCAGCATATCGAACGCTCGGTATTAATCAGACTGGCGCTTGCAACGGTCATCGGAATACCAGCCGGCCTCGCTTTGCTTCATTACGCACCTTCTATGATCATTACTTCTGCACTCGGTGTTTTTTTGATTGCATATGGAGGATATTCTCTTCTTAAGCAAAAACTTTTTCACGCTGTGGATAAACCGTTATTTAACTCGAAGGGCTGGGTATGGCCGTTCGGTTTTGCGTGGGGAGTCCTTGGCAGCGCCTATAACTTTAACGGAGTGCCGGTCGTCGTCTATGGAACTTTACGAAGATGGAACCCAGATCGATTCCGCGGAACATTGCAAGCCCATTTTCTTATATCCGGAATCCTGGTCGTGACGGGTCATGCGCTAGGCGGACTATGGACTGCCGATTCACTTATTCTTTACGCTTATTCCATTCCAGCTATATTACTTGCGACAGGTCTCGGAATCTTCATGAATAAGCGAATTCCTGCGAAGAAATTCGAAAGCTATTTATTCTTTATCATCATTGCGCTAGGTGTACTATTATTATTTCCTCATGACTGA